Sequence from the Osmia bicornis bicornis chromosome 13, iOsmBic2.1, whole genome shotgun sequence genome:
TTGTTCATCAGAGAGAGCAATCTCATTTTCCGAGAGCGTGGCAATCTGCTAATATCACGAGCCGAAAGCTCGGTACTCGTTCGTGACAGACTTGATTACTCGCCGCGCTTTCGTGATTACATTCGCGAGAGGATTCTGGCATCCTGCTACACGCTGATTCCCGATGAAATTACACAGGAATTCGACACGTGATCGACACCGGCGTGGTCAAAGCAAGAACTCATCACCCAACGACAGGGTTGGATGTATTGAGGGTGGAGAAAGTCTCAAAGGCACAGGCCTGGCAGAGGACTGGCAGAGCGGGCCGAGAAACGGCTGGCAAATGTTATAGGACGTACACGAAAGAAGAATTCGAGAGGATGAAGGAGATGCCTGTGCCCGAGATACAGAGGTGTTCCCTCGCGGGAGTAGCCCTACAACTCCTTGCCATCGGGGTTGATATCACCACCTTTGATTTTATGGACAAACCACCGAAGGAAGCGGTCGACGTCGCGGTGACCTGTTTGGAAAAACTGGGCGCTGTTAAAGGCGAGTGTAATTATTTTGGAAGATTCCAACaaatatgtttcttttttgtcttgattttaaaacattgaaaaatgatCATCTTTTGTTTTCAACAAGTAGTCCATTGATcagatgaaaaatgaatttaatctaactttatgttattaaaaaagaagcaTATAACTATATTGTAAGGAgcaaaggaaagaaaagttCACCTGAATGAACAATCGACTACCCTTATTTCTCCTCCAATTCCAGTTCCATGGGTATTACCATGTCAGTTCAAACTTTCTCATTTGATTTTCACGCGAATAGGTTCTCCACCGCAGCTGACTACGCTCGGCAGGACAATGTCTCTATTCCCATTGGATCCACGATTCACCAAGGTGATTCTTGCTTCCGTCGAGTATCACTGCCTCGAAGAAGCTCTCACAGTCGTTTCGTTATTGTCTGGAGAGTCTGTCTTCACCGATCCACCTGCGAAACGACAGCAAGCTTACGTTGCCAGATCGAGGTATCAATTTTATTCGTTTCCTGCCACGAACTTTTATTTCTTAGCAACATCGGTAAAGGATACCTTCGAGAAgttaagaaaaatgaaattttagaaacaaCGAGcttgatttttcatttatgcAACAGAAGCTgcattatgtaaaaaaaattcacGAATCTAGAGCGGGCTGTATTCTTTTAAACGTCAAACAGTCTCGAAGGGTGATCGATACTTGCACTTTGTTACGTGCTACGTCGCCAGTCTGTTTCGTTCGTTCCAGATTCGCTTCACCCGAGGGAGATCACGTCACGTTGCTGAACGTTTTCCGTGCATACATGAACACGAAGCAGAAGAAGGTCTGGTGTCACGAGAACTTTCTGCATCATAGAAATCTGGAGTACGCCACGGAGGTGCGACAACAGCTCGCCGTATTGGCGGAACGCGCGAATTTGGAGAAGGCGAGCTGCGGTACGAATACGGAGCAACTGAGAAAAGCGCTCCTCGAGGGTCTATACGACAATCTGGCGGAACTGCAAAGGGACCAAAATTATGTTACAGTGAGTGTTGATCCTTGTATCGTTGTTACCACGATCTTAACACTTTAGATGCTATGGAAATTTTAGTTGCCTTCccagaaaatttcaatttcttcttctgtcaaacatccttttattttattatttaaatctgcaattttggaattttactCCGAATACGTTTATAATCGTATTCATGGGGTGTCCATTTTCATTCATCGACGAAGAAAAGCAACGAGGGGGGTGAAAAAGTTGATGCCAAGTGATTAAGGAAAAGTTTTTCCACCGGCATGGTTAGCATTATTTCGTCGTCTTGCCGGGAATTTGAAGCTTAAACAAGTTCGCCGGGTATAGGGCGCAGTTTAAGTAAGTTTTCACCCGGTGACTGGGTAACGAGAATTTTGGAGTAATTGGATTGTACGTCTGTGTAGGTGAGCTCGAAGCAGCCGGTAGCAATACATCCTTCCTCGACGTTACATGGTACTAAGCCACCGCTGGTATTGTTCACGGAGGTCGTAGCCACTGGAAGATGTTATCTTCGTGGTTTGTCTGTCATCGAGCCCTCGTGGTTGAATGAAAAAGGACTCAATATCGGGAAACACGACTAAGGATATATAGTGTTCCATGGACTTTATCAGAAGGAAAAGCACACGTGGAAGGGTGCTTTTTATTGGATAGTTGTAATTTTGAATTACTTGTAAGACTCATTTTCTATTGTACacagaattttaataaaattgattgtATTCTCGTTGAAGATAACGTGTgtcttttttccattttcttttttgtatttcTGAATTCATATTTCAAATGTTGAATATGAATGTTTAAGTACTGAATAAGAAAAACTCGGTAAAGCAAGGTGTTCGTTTCCATTTAGTCTCCACAGTTGAAAGTAATTAGTCGAAAGTTAAAGTTAATTAATCTCTCGTTGCGTTTAGTAGGTCATGGAACGGAACGGAGAGACAACAAGGAATTCACAACGTTTCAGGAAATATATAAATTGCTTCACTTGCTAACTTCCTAACTCCATCAATTATGAAGACAAATAATTCGCCAGAGAGGCTTGGACTTTTTCAAGGGTAATCGTATTTCCATTGCGAACGATTTAGATGATTGTGAGAACGGGTGGCGAGCGGTGAAACGGTTAATTAACACTGTGCAAACGGTTTGTTTGACGAGAACGAACAGGTAGAGCATAGTCGTCGAGCCCGATTCGGCGCATGTCACCCACAACAGGTGGCCATTTCGATGGAATGGCATAACGATCTCATGTAAATACTGCTATTATATTCTTTATGGTGTTATCTCGTTATTTCGTTGCACCCTCGATACATTGAATCGAATGGAATTTATTACAGAAAGAAATGAGACTATCTCGAATACGTGGCAGCGTTCGTTGAACTATGAATCCATTAGATAAATCAGCAGGGATGGTGAATGAAAATAACAGATAGCAGTAAATTATGGAGATCAAATGGTAATCGAATTATTTCACGAGACACGTCGCTCACTTGTACGCGTTCATTCTATCGAGTTATCATTCGTCCTCGCCTCTTACGCCCTCGTCATCTTTGAGATAGCTGTTTCCTAGGCTTCTCGTCTCGAGGAAAATCGCATTCCTCTGTGTCGCATGGTATTAACCGTATCAGCAAGCTCCATCGTGTAAGGTTCTCTCTCGATTTTGCCCGGCGTATTACGCTTTGTCGTCTACTCGTCACCCCATTTGCCGAGAAACACCCCCCTTTGTTCTCAGACACGTTCCTCGTGCAAGGCCCTCCACCTTTCAACGAGCAGAACCTTAACGCTCGTGTCGTGCTCATGGCTGTTCCAGATCTATGGAATTCTCGATAACCATATTATTTTCCGCCATTCTTCATCGAGAGATTCTCATATCCGTCGCTCCGGCTTTTgatctttttctttcgttcaCCGTCGCGATAGCTGCCGCTATTAAATTCCGGAGCTCATCGAACAGTTAATCGAGATACCTTCAATCGATTcagttttatttctttctttctcttcgtttATCACGAACTAAGTTGTGGATGGATTTCATTATAATGAgagagaaaaatttatttcaacggGGAAAGATATTCTTTATCTTGCTTTCTTCTTTAATTAACCCAAGTACAATACATTTCAATCTGTTGATCATTTTTTCTTGAAATGATAGGTGGAAATGTTGAAGGCACTTTTTTGTATGGAATTCGTTCTGTACGATGAAAACAATGCAAATAATTTCCATTCACTCATGTTCGCATATGGCATGCTTTGAGTTACcggcaattttttattttttcaatatacgTCAAAATAGACCAGACTAGGAACCATGCAAGCATGAATTACATGGATGTTTTGTGTTTCGATTAcgagaaaaaaattttttttttctttatgaaaCATGAAAATTAAGCTTCTGTTCGCTTTGTGAAAAATAGCATATTGTACTGATGAAATAAGTTTCCAGGCAACTATATCGAAttgtaatatattaatttattcccATGTAATGCACACTTCATCGTTATCTTCTCGCTCCACGTGcctttataaaaatgaatttccaaCGCATGCGACCGTCGCTACCAAGTATCATCCACTTCGGTTCGTGTCTCAAGAGAGTCATTGTTTCTGACTCgcaaatttttagaatttatgTCCTGAAGTTAGGATTTCTTCTATCAAGTGGAATATTTCTTCTGGATTGAAAATTGCATCAACTCTCATGatcataaattataattaattttcttacaaACATAGACCTATCATTCTCAACCGCAATTCCCTTGTCCTACTTAAACGCTCCTTTCAGGAGAGCGAGAGCAGGACTAATTATTCCGATCCTCGAAAAAATCCACAAGCTCGTCGGAAGACTATTCATTCGTTCGACAAGAGTTAGGTACACAATACATGAAAGAACGCGATATAGATTCGCGAATGGAAGCGCACGGTTGACACAGGTATGAAAAAGAGGGGCGAGAAGGTGATTTTTTTCATTCGACGTTCTATGCCAGCCGCGTGATTAAgaattacatatttaaaagGCTGCTCTTCGCGGTACCGACAGGAATTCGAGCCGTGAATGGGATACGTGAAAACCGGGGACAGAGAGGCTTGAAAGGGAACCGGAAATAAGTGTGGTTCCTTGAGAAGACACCAAAGCGTCGGCGtctctttcgtttttgttTCTATAGCCCAACTTACTGGGAGGGAGTATGTTGGACCGCTTTAAGACAGTCTTTAAGAGGTTCTTAATAATGAATTGCTCTCTGAATGCAGGTTCATAGAGCGACCCTCTTACGCGTTCTCCATACATATTTACGCGGTTCTTTTCTTTCTGTATCTGGGGTGGATTGAATGTACCAGCGACTGCGAATGCGAGTGCGGATCAGTGGAAGTGAATGATGACTCTTGCTACCCCTAAGCTAACTTCCGTTCCCTGCTCCTCTACAGGAAATAGAAagaagtaataaataaatttataaaatttcattgaatattGATGATATTTCCTCTAactgataaaaaaaattagcaAACGAAAATTCAAACTATTTTCCAGAAGTAAAGGTCGATTAACTCCTTAATTATCTAACACCCACTAATTGCTGGCGATCGTTTACACAGAATCTCGCTAAAAAGAATCTCACCAAGGTTCTGGAAATTCATCAGCGCGACGTGTACCGTCGTTCTAAATAAACGCGGTCGTGTAAACGAAAATCTGTGTAAGATCAGGGCTGAATACGAGGACAAACGAGGAGGGCTACCGTCGAAATAAACGCGTTCCTCGTTGCAGTTTGCTCATACAGAGCACTCACTGCGTTTAATCAACGTGTCGCTTCGCCTCCTTCTATGCACGAGACAATGTCAACAAGTCTTTCgagagtaaaaaaaaaaagaaagcaaaGGGGTTGTTTCACGCGAGTTCTACATAAATGATCGTTCCTATTTCCTTGCCCTTATCATTTCGCCTTTCATCCACCTCCTTGTCCCTTTGATGCCTCGACCCCTCCGTGTTTGATCTTTCTCGAGACTATTCAGGACTTTTCAATCCTTTCACAAGCATCCGTCCATCCTCTCCGCTATTCAAGGCTTGATGAAACGAATACCGGTGGATCGTCGATGAGTTTAACGAACCAAAGGAATACGATTAATATCGAGTATTTATTTACCTCTCGGATAATTGCATAAAAACGATCACCTCTCGGActgttcttttttcttccctaTCTTTCTCCCATCGAAATGGAGAACTTTTGTCTTGAGATAATTATTCGTGCAACGACGATCGTTCGAGGGCTGTTGATTCTTGTTATCCGTAAACCATTGGTACTCGATGGATGCTCTTGGCTGAATGGTTCATCGAGAATCTTGATTTGCGGGGTGTCTagaatactttattaaaataagtCATTGTTGTTTTATACATTTATccttattttaaaataaacgaataaCTATTACCATTTCTATCGATGTTGCTTCATTTTCCAGCCAATCGTCGTTATTCCCTGATAGTAACTCGAGAAGCATTGCGGCTTGAAAGGGTAGCAGAGAGAAACAGAAGGAAAGATAGAGTTGGATGCAGCAACAGGTGGCATCAAAAATTCATTCGCGATGCTCACTATCGACTACAACGAACACCTGTTTCTGGGGAATCAATTGCCCCTCTTAATTCTAACCCCGAACCGTCCATGGCAGCCCGCGTTATCGGCGACTCATTTACCGAGCCCTGTCATGGCAAACGGTCGAACGATTCCTCTTCCAAGACGTCTGATATTAGCTGATCGATcgaccgatcgatcgatcttaGCCAGGATTAACGAATCGAAGGATCATTGGCCGCTTTTACGGCACCTTCACTGCACTTCCGGTGCGAGCTACTTATAAATCACGGCCGCCTATATTGGGTGCTTCTCTAATTGACGCTCATTAACAGGGGTCTGTTTTGATAGGAGAATATTTTTCGACGGTAACAAAGTTTCGACCCAGTTTTATAGACGTTTTTGCGATCAACTTTACCCTCTTTATGAGAATTCTATCGGAGATTTCGCTTAACACGTGGACTGTTATAAAAATCAATTGATTGGCAATATAAGTTCAATATAATCAAACAATTAGGAAATGAAGAGGATAAGTTCTATAagttctatttttattttcattcgcgaaaagtgatttttaatgataaaaaataaaacttttattaaaattagaaataaattgtataaaatttgaaCTTGGCACAGATCAGTTCTTCATTTCctatatgaaatattaaacaacTGTTAATTTCAAGTCCCCCAAGAAGATCAGTATTACAAAGAGTACACTATTGCTCTCAATTCACACTTCAGTCTCATCTCAATATGCCCTTGAATATGCTCTTGAATGCTTCAACTTGAAACGAAACTTCAACTTCACTAATGGTACCTAATCTCAAACACTTAATTCAAGAATCAATCCACTGAACAGCCTTGCCCCATAAGTAGTCCTTGGTGCAGGCCAGCGCGGTATTGGACTCCACGTAATCTATCAGTTCCCTGCCTACTTGCACAAAGAATCCAAGGGTTCTTAGAAAGCCCATAAACGTTTCACGGACACGAAAAAACGTGCCGAAGGTTTTAGCAATTCCACGTGGCACGGCACGGTTGTCCGGAGGTCGTCGACCTCGATCCTTCGCCCAGAAGGATCGAGTTGATCTCGAATTCGTGCTTGTTCCTCTCGCCCAGCTGTCGTCCCCCATAAATTGCGGATAGTTGATGGGAGGTAAGAAGGGTGTTCCCACAGGAATGGTCGCGTTTCGACCTACGTTTGACTCCACCAGGAGAAAATCCTGTTGGCTCCTCCGATACCGATTATCGCTCACGTTCGGTAATTGTTTAGAGCTGTTCTCGTCTCCACAATTGCTTCCCAGTTTCTTTTCCTCATCGGGTGATCGATTCCTCTGTAACGCTCGAGGATTGATGGTGATAAATTGCCCCGGGACATTAACGATTCCTCCAGGTATTACGAACGATGCTTTTATCTTTGATCGAGTGTTCATTGGACGAATATTCGTAGCAAATATTGTCGCTTCATTGTTCCGTAATCGATATTTTTTATCGAGTGTTTCAATGAGGTTTCTGGAATTTGACGAACGTGACTCGATACCAGTTTTCCAAACACCCTGCTTCGAAATTTCATCCGAGGAAGAAGCGCGCGAAGAAGCCAGCCGCTTGATCCTCAATGGAAGCCAAACGAAGCCTCTTATCTGATCATTTACGTCACGTTTACCGCGTAAATTTCCGCGCTGATTCTCCTCGAAGCTACTCAACCGTTGTTCTACTCTTTGCAATTTCAGATTCACCGAGTTAAGCTTCCTTTCGCGAGGAAAATCGCCTTTATCCTTGTTACCTTCCAGCTCCTTAATCGCACCGTCTTCGAATCTCGGATCGGAATCTACCGTTTCTCCGACGGAAAGCAAACTACCGTCGAACGATTCCACTCGGTCCGGATGAAAAAATTGGAATAAAAATGGAACCTTTCGAGAAGCACCCGAAGAACCTTGACCCATTTTCGGAGATAAAAATTTACGAGACGAGTCCATCGATCCACCGAGCATCCAGTAATCTTCTGTTCGACTTTCTTTAAATTCATCCCTTGGAACGTCGTTCTTTCGAAGAGATAAAAGGGTTGAGCTGGCAAACTCTGAATTGGAAGGTTCCTGGGATACAGAGCGCGACACATTCGTCATATTCTTTTCGAACAGCAGAAAATACTCGGCCCAGCAGTAACCGAGAGCCACCTCTTCGTGGTACATCTTGTAGATCTTCAGCCAATATTTTAGCGTCTGTCGTATCAGAACAAAGGGATCCATCATTTCCTCGGCTTCCGCCGATAGCGACAGTATCAGAAATGACAGCACGAGAACGGGGCAAATGGTGGTCGACATTGATCCTTACGTAAATTCACCTGCGGTAGAAATAAACCAGTCTGGTCAACGTATCTCTTTTCGTCACTTCAATCACCGATCGACTCTCGACCGACTGGTCTACTCTTCAGCTTCCCGTGGCTGATATCTCGCCTCCGTTTGGTGGTTCGACGAGTCATCACTGGGACAAACTCGCGGGTTATTCGAGTTTTTCTCATGCGAAATAACCGGACGTCGTCGCTGTTTTATTTCCACTCCAACGCGACACTCGAGAGACCATTGACTTTAACTGTATTTCAAACTGGGGTCATTCGTGCACTGTTCACCTCGATTTAGCACCGAAACTCCATTAATTAAGTCGGCTCCTCGGCGGTCTGACACAAAAACCACGCACCGTCGACGAAAAATAATTTCGACGAAGGAATCGAGGAACATTACCGTCCGCTGGAGCGTAGCATCATCGGTACGAGCACTTCACCATGAAACACTCTCGAAACAGGCGAACGACAGTCTTCGGTGAACCGTTGCACGGAGGGTGGGTATATCTCGAGAGTATTTTACTCCGGCAAGGCCAAACGATCAACTGGCTAAGCTTTTACGAGACGGCTGTCCGTATACAGCAGGTACGGCAATTAGTGTCGGCGCCAAAAGTGCGGCAAGTGCAGAAGCTGGCTGGAAGGATTTCTTGTGCGTCCGACACCAGCCTTCCACTGTCTGAGTTGAATACGTGCGTGCATCTGACGGTAGAAGGCAAAGGTATATATAACGGGACAGCACATCGGCAGAAATGAGGATGAAGCAGCGGGCTGCATTCCTCTCTGAAATTATCGGATTGCGGATAACGACGGGCACGATTTCGGGATCGCTAGAACGAAACCTGTTTCCGAACGATCATCTTTGGGaatccatttatttcttcgttttaCGGCTGCCGAGTGATGAGCGGAATGTGTATATGTTTCTTGTCGCCGTTAAGCTACTTTCCAGCCGATTTAATGGTATTACATCGAGAGTGTTTAAGTGTAATGCTTGGATGATGGTACGGCTGCAAGTGGGTTTATGGAATTTCGAAGATACGGAATTTTTAATGCGTGAAGGAGTTTATAGTTTTCAATCCTTTCCTACGTTTCCAATCATACGACggttctcttctttttttgcacattttcatagaaatatttttctccgTCGTTTCATCCCTCCATCTAATCTTTTGCGAACCTTTTCACCACCACTTTGTCTTCGGCAGGATGCTTACATCGACACCCACTCGTCGATGTCGTGGGTGAATTGGAGGTTGGTGATTTCGAGAAGCAGCCTGAGGCTTCTAAAAATAAGTAGGGACTCTTTGGTCCGTTTCCTCGTCGGTGGTCAACAAACGAATGCCTGGCCCTCCCGGTTGTTACTGGAATAAAATTGCGGACTGTGGGAAGAAAGGGATAAAAGGGTGGGTCAGGAAGATCGCAACGGAGATGGTGTCTTGTCTTCTTGAAAATCGATTGGCCCCGAATCGACGATTACGAGTGCTATTATTGGTACCGGAATTGGATACTGGAACACGTTTTACGTATGTGATGACTTTCCCAGATAAGCGATAATAGTGCTCGAGATGGTGCATCGATAGAGGACGATATTTGCTGGGTATTAGAAAAGACAGTGGTAGAAAATAGccaattttctttctgatCTAAAAGGTATCGTTCTTTTGATTATGGAGAAGTTGCAACAACAGTTGCTTTTGACTCGCTAAAAATAATCTCAAAGCAGAATGGAAAGAAtgaaggaagaggaagaagataATAAGCACTGTACCTGGTTGTACATATCTAAGACGAAAGACGCCAGAATAATTTAACGCTTAATAGTTGCAGCATACTGCTACGGACGTTCATAGATTTCTTTCGCTTATTTCCTTCGTATTGTGTTTCTTGTTTCGACAGTTACATCGAGGCTCGCTTATCTAGGACGAGTTTAACCGGCTTCGAGAGCTCTTGGATCCTTTAAATCTACAGGCTATCTCAAAAAAGATGCACCCCTATACATCGGATCTCCTAAGTATACTTTAAGTGATTCCTTTAACGACTTGGATCTATTCTAATTACTAACAGAAGGGTAATTAACTGAAAATCCTGAGGGGAGATCTTACGTGTCGatgatttgaatatttttcattagaattttagcaattttaacggggtatatttattttgaaacgaCCTATAACTTTTGGCTCGTTCTTCATTTTGCTGCTTAGCGATCGGAGAATGGCAGAACACGGTTTCCAAGGAAATAATCCTGCGAAGCAGCTTGCGTATCCCAGATTGCATGACTTCATGTAATTACGCGGACCCGATTTAAACGCACGCTCGTCCGAATATTACATGAACAGCAAATTAACAACAACGTTTCAGCGATAGCTCATTAAGGTACAACGATATTATGTAATGCATCGACTGTCGTTAAGCTGTAAACGTTATTAGTGAAGTGTAATTTAGTGGCCATTTTGAAGGAATTACTTACTAATAATGCAGATAACACGTTATGCATTAGTTTGATGTACAGATTATCCTAGTTATATAGCAAATACTATTGATTAAATCAACTCTTCCATATTATAAATACCCAATATCAAATTacaacaattaattaatttaagtcGTTACTGAAACtcgttaaaaatttgtaaaattctGTTATTTGAAACAGAAGCATACTGAAGATTGACAGTACCTATATTACCTACATTTTTCTCAGCAATTAGCGATCCActaaaaaagtaaattactTCTACTATTACTGTCGAGCGTTCAACGGTATGACGGACATGTCCCCAATGAACGCTTGATGACCGTAGTGTATCAAACTACGAGGGTTGCTCAATAATTATCCCTAATGCAACggtatttttatttgcaaaaaaatattagaataatgGAAGAGTCAACTAGATtcaaaaaattcgaaaatttctcGTGTTCTCTCGTTCGAAAGTTAAACCTCCCTTAGTAGCTGTCATTGATCACTCGTGTTTCCGTGTGTCGAAACGGTGTCGATACGTTTCCGGAAGCTATATCAAGCGGATAACGATCCCCGGCTTATCGTTGGTGTTACGAGCACTTGTGAATGGCTGTGGATGCGATACGATTGCTGTAATAAGCGACTAGAGATTCGTATTTGTTAGATACGATGCTCTTAAATTTACACTCCATCAGATCCTTTTACCAACATTCATAGTGTTAAATTCTTACAGGGGCGCAGaagatttctatttttctgAAGAAGTTTACCTTGGACTCGATGAGACGTTAAATTGAATACTAAAAGCTAGCAAGTTTAGATTTA
This genomic interval carries:
- the LOC114877025 gene encoding uncharacterized protein LOC114877025 gives rise to the protein MSTTICPVLVLSFLILSLSAEAEEMMDPFVLIRQTLKYWLKIYKMYHEEVALGYCWAEYFLLFEKNMTNVSRSVSQEPSNSEFASSTLLSLRKNDVPRDEFKESRTEDYWMLGGSMDSSRKFLSPKMGQGSSGASRKVPFLFQFFHPDRVESFDGSLLSVGETVDSDPRFEDGAIKELEGNKDKGDFPRERKLNSVNLKLQRVEQRLSSFEENQRGNLRGKRDVNDQIRGFVWLPLRIKRLASSRASSSDEISKQGVWKTGIESRSSNSRNLIETLDKKYRLRNNEATIFATNIRPMNTRSKIKASFVIPGGIVNVPGQFITINPRALQRNRSPDEEKKLGSNCGDENSSKQLPNVSDNRYRRSQQDFLLVESNVGRNATIPVGTPFLPPINYPQFMGDDSWARGTSTNSRSTRSFWAKDRGRRPPDNRAVPRGIAKTFGTFFRVRETFMGFLRTLGFFVQVGRELIDYVESNTALACTKDYLWGKAVQWIDS